In Rhizobium sp. ARZ01, a genomic segment contains:
- the dusB gene encoding tRNA dihydrouridine synthase DusB: MKDGHLVRADLSTPLAIGNQTLRNRVVLAPMSGVTDLPFRELAWRFGAGLVVTEMVASRELASNAAESWARIRNRGIDPHMVQLAGRDAHWMAEAARLAEANGADIIDINMGCPAKKVIGGYSGSALMREPDHALRLIEATVNAVKVPVTVKMRLGWDHDSLNAPDIAVRAENAGVQLITVHGRTRMQFYEGKADWDAIRAVRERIAVPLIANGDVDTVEDAVEILRRSGADAVMVGRSAQGRPWHPAVLGGACEEPRGAERAHIAVEHYRMMLDFHGPVAGLRHARKHVGWYVERYAPSLERAEKAALMTSTDSDFVAGRLAEILNVADAPVEREEKAA; the protein is encoded by the coding sequence ATGAAAGATGGGCATTTGGTTCGGGCGGACCTATCAACACCCTTGGCAATCGGAAATCAGACCCTGCGCAATCGCGTCGTCCTGGCGCCGATGTCCGGCGTTACCGATCTGCCGTTCCGTGAACTCGCCTGGCGCTTTGGCGCTGGCCTCGTGGTGACGGAGATGGTGGCAAGTCGTGAGCTTGCCAGTAACGCGGCGGAGTCCTGGGCGCGAATCCGCAATCGCGGCATCGATCCGCATATGGTCCAGCTCGCCGGGCGCGACGCGCACTGGATGGCGGAAGCTGCGCGCCTGGCCGAGGCGAACGGCGCCGACATCATCGACATCAACATGGGCTGCCCCGCCAAGAAGGTGATCGGCGGCTATTCCGGCTCGGCGTTGATGCGTGAGCCGGATCATGCGCTCCGTCTGATCGAGGCAACCGTCAATGCCGTCAAGGTGCCGGTCACGGTCAAGATGCGGCTCGGCTGGGACCACGACAGCCTGAATGCGCCCGATATCGCCGTGCGGGCGGAGAACGCCGGGGTGCAGTTGATCACCGTGCATGGCCGCACGCGCATGCAGTTCTATGAGGGCAAAGCGGACTGGGATGCCATCCGTGCGGTTCGAGAGCGAATTGCCGTGCCGCTGATCGCCAATGGCGACGTCGACACTGTGGAAGACGCGGTAGAAATACTCAGGCGTTCTGGCGCTGATGCGGTCATGGTTGGCCGGTCTGCGCAGGGACGGCCATGGCACCCTGCCGTGCTTGGCGGAGCGTGCGAAGAACCGCGTGGCGCGGAGCGTGCGCACATCGCCGTTGAACATTACCGCATGATGCTGGATTTCCACGGCCCCGTGGCCGGGCTTCGCCATGCGCGCAAGCATGTCGGTTGGTACGTTGAACGCTATGCCCCGTCGCTGGAGCGCGCAGAGAAGGCGGCGCTAATGACGTCGACCGACAGTGATTTCGTCGCGGGCCGTTTGGCGGAAATCCTGAACGTGGCCGATGCGCCGGTAGAGCGAGAAGAGAAGGCGGCATGA
- the lipA gene encoding lipoyl synthase: MVTILDTTNPEEKRVRHPEKAHRPDTEVLRKPEWIRVKAPVSKTYQETRSIVKDNKLVTVCEEAGCPNIGECWDKKHATFMIMGEICTRACAFCNVATGKPNALDQDEPENVAKAVVKMGLSHVVITSVDRDDLDDGGAEHFEKVIWAIRAASPSTTIEILTPDFLKKPGALERVVAAKPDVFNHNLETVPGNYLTVRPGARYFHSVRLLQRVKELDPTMFTKSGIMVGLGEERNEVLQLMDDLRTADVDFLTMGQYLQPTRKHHKVEKFVTPEEFKSYETVAYTKGFLMVSASPLTRSSHHAGDDFARLRAAREKKLLAAAE, translated from the coding sequence ATGGTCACCATTCTCGATACGACCAATCCCGAGGAAAAGCGCGTACGGCACCCCGAGAAAGCGCATCGCCCTGACACGGAAGTGCTGCGCAAGCCGGAGTGGATCCGCGTCAAGGCGCCGGTCTCCAAGACCTACCAGGAGACGCGCTCGATCGTGAAGGACAACAAGTTGGTGACCGTCTGCGAGGAAGCTGGCTGTCCCAATATCGGCGAATGCTGGGACAAAAAGCACGCCACCTTCATGATCATGGGCGAGATTTGTACCCGCGCCTGCGCCTTCTGCAACGTTGCCACCGGCAAGCCGAATGCGCTCGATCAGGACGAGCCGGAGAACGTTGCCAAGGCTGTCGTGAAGATGGGCCTGTCGCACGTGGTGATCACCTCGGTCGACCGTGACGACCTCGATGACGGCGGCGCAGAGCATTTCGAGAAGGTGATCTGGGCGATCCGCGCGGCATCGCCTTCGACCACGATCGAGATCCTGACGCCCGACTTCCTGAAGAAGCCCGGAGCGTTGGAGCGTGTCGTCGCAGCCAAGCCGGACGTTTTCAACCACAATCTGGAAACCGTGCCGGGCAACTACCTGACCGTCCGTCCGGGTGCGCGCTACTTCCACTCCGTCCGCCTGTTGCAGCGCGTGAAGGAACTCGATCCGACGATGTTCACCAAGTCGGGCATCATGGTCGGCCTCGGCGAGGAGCGCAACGAAGTGCTGCAACTGATGGACGACCTGCGCACCGCCGACGTCGACTTTCTGACGATGGGCCAATACCTGCAACCGACCCGCAAGCACCACAAGGTGGAGAAGTTCGTTACGCCGGAGGAGTTCAAGTCCTACGAGACGGTCGCCTACACCAAGGGCTTTCTCATGGTCTCCGCCAGCCCGCTGACGCGTTCCTCGCATCACGCCGGTGACGACTTCGCCCGGCTCAGGGCGGCACGGGAGAAGAAGCTGCTCGCCGCGGCGGAGTAG
- the ntrC gene encoding nitrogen regulation protein NR(I): MTGATVLVADDDAAIRTVLNQALSRAGYDVRITSNAATLWRWIAAGEGDIVVTDVVMPDENAFDLLPRIKKARPDLPVLVMSAQNTFMTAIKASERGAYDYLPKPFDLTELIAIVGRALAEPKKKPARLDDDMQDGMPLVGRSAAMQEIYRVLARLMQTDLTLMITGESGTGKELVARALHDYGKRRNGPFVAINMAAIPRDLIESELFGHEKGAFTGAQQRSTGRFEQAEGGTLFLDEIGDMPMDAQTRLLRVLQQGEYTTVGGRTPIRTDVRIVAATNKDLKQSINQGLFREDLYYRLNVVPLRLPPLRDRAEDIPDLVRHFVQQAEKEGLDAKRFDQEALELMKAHPWPGNVRELENVVRRLTALYPQDVITREIIEAELRADVPDSPIEKSAQRNGALSISQAVEENMRRYFASFGDNLPPPGLYERVLAEMEYPLILAALTATRGNQIKAADLLGLNRNTLRKKIRELGVSVYRSSRLA; this comes from the coding sequence ATGACAGGCGCCACAGTCCTTGTTGCCGACGACGATGCGGCGATCAGAACCGTCCTTAACCAGGCGCTGAGCCGCGCAGGCTACGATGTCCGGATCACCTCGAATGCAGCGACGCTCTGGCGCTGGATCGCCGCCGGCGAGGGTGACATCGTCGTGACCGATGTCGTCATGCCGGACGAGAATGCCTTCGATCTGTTGCCGCGCATCAAGAAGGCCCGCCCCGATCTTCCGGTTCTCGTGATGAGCGCCCAGAACACGTTCATGACCGCGATCAAGGCCTCCGAGCGCGGCGCTTACGACTACCTGCCGAAGCCCTTCGATCTAACCGAACTGATTGCGATTGTCGGCCGGGCGCTGGCCGAGCCGAAGAAGAAGCCGGCGAGGCTGGACGACGACATGCAGGACGGCATGCCGCTGGTCGGCCGCTCGGCGGCGATGCAGGAAATCTACCGTGTCCTGGCGCGACTGATGCAGACAGACCTGACGCTGATGATCACCGGCGAGTCCGGTACCGGCAAGGAACTCGTGGCGCGCGCCCTGCACGACTATGGCAAGCGCCGCAACGGCCCCTTCGTTGCAATCAACATGGCGGCGATCCCGCGCGATCTGATCGAGTCGGAACTCTTTGGCCACGAGAAGGGCGCCTTCACCGGCGCGCAGCAGCGTTCGACCGGCCGCTTTGAGCAGGCCGAGGGCGGCACGCTGTTCCTCGACGAGATTGGCGACATGCCGATGGACGCGCAGACACGGCTGCTGCGCGTGCTCCAGCAGGGCGAATACACCACCGTCGGCGGGCGCACGCCCATTCGCACCGACGTGCGGATCGTCGCTGCGACAAACAAGGACCTCAAGCAGTCGATCAATCAGGGGCTGTTTCGTGAGGATTTGTACTACCGCCTGAACGTGGTTCCGCTACGCCTCCCGCCGCTGCGCGATCGGGCGGAGGACATTCCCGACCTTGTCCGCCATTTCGTCCAGCAGGCAGAAAAGGAGGGACTCGACGCCAAGCGATTCGATCAGGAGGCGTTGGAATTGATGAAGGCACATCCCTGGCCGGGTAATGTTCGGGAGTTGGAGAACGTTGTCCGGCGCCTGACAGCGCTTTATCCACAGGATGTGATCACCAGGGAGATCATCGAGGCTGAGCTTCGTGCGGACGTTCCTGACAGCCCGATCGAGAAGTCCGCGCAGCGCAATGGCGCGCTTTCGATATCGCAGGCGGTCGAAGAGAACATGCGCCGGTACTTTGCGAGTTTTGGCGACAACCTGCCGCCACCCGGGCTCTACGAGCGGGTTTTGGCCGAAATGGAGTACCCGCTGATCCTTGCTGCGCTGACAGCAACACGCGGGAACCAGATCAAGGCTGCTGATCTTCTAGGTCTCAACCGGAACACGCTTCGCAAGAAGATTCGAGAGTTGGGGGTTTCGGTTTATCGCAGCTCCCGCCTCGCTTGA
- a CDS encoding sigma-54 dependent transcriptional regulator: protein MASDILVVDDEEDIREIVSGILSDEGHETRTAFDSDSALQAISDRLPRLVFLDIWMQGSKLDGLALLDEIKSRHPDLPVVMISGHGNIETAVSAIRRGAYDFIEKPFKADRLILIAERALENSKLKREVTDLKRRSGDAVELIGTSVAVSQLRQTIDKVSPTNSRIMILGPSGAGKELVARMIHRKSTRANGPFVALNAAAITPERMEIALFGTEGGGGQQRKTGVLEEAHGGILYLDEIGEMPRETQNKILRVLVDQQFERVGGSKRVKVDVRIISSTAYNLESLIADGAFREDLYHRLAVVPVRVPALAERREDIPFLVDMFMRQISEQAGIRGRKIGDDALAVLQAHDWPGNIRQLRNNIERLMILARSDGPDSPITADMLPTDVGDMLPKMSTQGEHHIMTLPLREAREMFERDYLIAQINRFGGNISRTAEFVGMERSALHRKLKSLGV from the coding sequence ATGGCCTCTGACATTCTGGTGGTGGACGACGAAGAGGATATCCGTGAAATCGTGTCCGGCATCCTCTCCGACGAAGGGCACGAGACGCGTACGGCTTTCGACAGCGACAGCGCGCTCCAGGCGATCAGCGATCGCCTGCCGCGGCTCGTCTTCCTCGATATCTGGATGCAGGGAAGCAAGCTGGATGGCCTGGCGCTTCTCGACGAGATCAAGAGCCGGCATCCGGATCTTCCCGTGGTGATGATTTCCGGCCATGGCAACATCGAGACTGCCGTTTCTGCGATCCGTCGTGGCGCTTATGATTTCATCGAGAAGCCATTCAAGGCGGATCGCCTGATCCTGATTGCCGAGCGCGCGCTGGAGAACTCCAAGCTGAAACGCGAGGTGACGGACCTGAAACGCCGTTCCGGAGACGCGGTAGAGCTGATCGGCACGTCCGTCGCGGTATCCCAGCTGCGCCAGACGATCGACAAGGTGTCGCCGACCAATAGCCGTATCATGATCCTCGGTCCCTCCGGCGCCGGCAAGGAACTGGTCGCGCGGATGATCCACCGGAAGTCGACGCGTGCCAACGGGCCGTTTGTTGCTCTCAATGCGGCTGCGATTACGCCGGAGCGGATGGAGATCGCACTGTTCGGCACCGAGGGCGGCGGTGGTCAGCAACGCAAGACGGGTGTGCTCGAGGAAGCCCACGGCGGTATCCTCTATCTCGATGAGATCGGGGAAATGCCACGCGAGACCCAGAACAAGATTCTGCGGGTGCTCGTTGATCAGCAGTTCGAACGCGTCGGTGGCTCAAAGCGGGTCAAGGTCGACGTGCGGATCATCTCGTCCACCGCCTACAACCTGGAGAGCCTGATTGCAGATGGCGCTTTCCGGGAGGACCTCTACCATCGCCTGGCCGTGGTCCCCGTGCGTGTGCCGGCGCTCGCGGAACGCCGCGAGGATATTCCCTTTCTCGTCGATATGTTCATGCGGCAGATCAGCGAGCAGGCCGGCATTCGGGGGCGGAAAATCGGTGATGACGCACTGGCGGTGCTGCAGGCGCACGACTGGCCCGGCAACATCCGGCAATTGCGCAACAACATCGAGCGGCTGATGATTCTTGCCCGGAGCGATGGCCCTGACAGTCCGATTACGGCCGACATGCTGCCAACGGATGTCGGTGACATGCTGCCGAAGATGTCGACGCAGGGCGAACATCACATCATGACGCTTCCGCTACGGGAAGCGCGTGAAATGTTCGAGCGCGACTATCTGATTGCCCAGATCAACCGTTTCGGCGGCAATATTTCGCGTACGGCGGAATTCGTCGGCATGGAACGCTCCGCGCTGCATCGCAAGCTGAAGTCACTTGGCGTCTAG
- a CDS encoding nitrogen regulation protein NR(II) codes for MSGAGQEEQFDGNGLALAVLNAIQHSVILVNDAGHIAFANWEAESFFGASANHLARHNVSNFIPFGSPLLTLIEQVRERRAPVNEYRVDLSSPRLGADKLVDLYVAPVTNEPGSVVVVLQERSMADKIDRQLTHRAAARSVTGLASMLAHEIKNPLSGIRGAAQLLETSVEDEDRALTRLICDETDRIVSLVDRMEVFSDERPVDRVALNIHSVLDHVKAVSRAGFARNIKITENYDPSLPPVFANRDQLVQVFLNLIKNAAEAVGNRPDGEIILTTAYRPGIRLSVVGTREKVSLPLEFCVHDNGPGVPSDLLPHLFDPFITTKTNGSGLGLALVAKIIGGHGGIIECDSQGHRTTFRVLMPASKGLSEDDDTSR; via the coding sequence ATGAGCGGGGCGGGCCAGGAAGAACAGTTCGATGGCAATGGGCTTGCCCTGGCGGTCCTGAATGCAATTCAGCATTCGGTCATCCTGGTCAACGATGCCGGCCATATCGCCTTCGCGAACTGGGAGGCAGAATCCTTCTTTGGGGCGAGTGCCAATCATTTGGCCAGGCATAATGTCAGTAATTTCATTCCTTTCGGCAGTCCTCTTCTCACATTGATTGAACAAGTTCGGGAACGTCGCGCGCCGGTCAATGAGTATAGGGTGGATCTGAGTTCGCCACGTCTGGGCGCGGACAAGCTCGTCGACCTCTACGTCGCTCCGGTCACCAATGAGCCGGGCTCGGTCGTCGTCGTTCTGCAGGAGCGATCGATGGCCGACAAGATTGATCGCCAACTGACGCATCGCGCTGCAGCCCGCTCGGTCACCGGCCTCGCCTCGATGCTCGCCCACGAGATCAAGAACCCGCTTTCGGGTATTCGGGGTGCGGCGCAACTGCTGGAGACCTCCGTGGAGGATGAGGATCGGGCGCTGACGCGGCTGATCTGCGATGAGACTGATCGCATCGTTTCGCTTGTTGATCGCATGGAGGTTTTCTCTGATGAGCGACCTGTCGATCGTGTCGCACTCAACATTCACTCCGTCCTCGATCACGTGAAGGCCGTGTCGCGCGCCGGCTTTGCGCGCAACATCAAGATTACCGAGAACTACGATCCGTCGCTGCCCCCGGTTTTTGCCAACCGCGATCAACTTGTTCAGGTGTTTCTCAACCTGATCAAGAATGCCGCGGAAGCGGTCGGCAACAGGCCGGACGGCGAGATCATCCTGACCACGGCGTATCGGCCGGGCATCCGGTTGTCGGTGGTGGGAACGCGGGAAAAGGTGTCGCTGCCGCTTGAGTTCTGCGTGCACGACAACGGGCCGGGCGTTCCGTCCGACCTGCTGCCGCACCTTTTCGATCCCTTCATCACAACCAAGACCAACGGGTCGGGCCTCGGCCTGGCGCTTGTTGCCAAGATCATCGGCGGCCATGGCGGCATCATCGAATGCGACAGTCAGGGCCATCGCACCACCTTCCGCGTGCTCATGCCTGCGTCAAAGGGTTTGAGCGAGGATGACGATACCTCCCGATAA
- a CDS encoding GlsB/YeaQ/YmgE family stress response membrane protein — MDVGWFAGIIIGGVAGWLAGKLMDIRFGVVMNVVIGMVGAVLANAVFDRAGIHVASGWLGYLVQGFVGSCILLFVAKIVRR, encoded by the coding sequence ATGGATGTGGGCTGGTTTGCGGGGATCATTATCGGCGGTGTGGCGGGTTGGCTCGCCGGCAAGCTGATGGACATCCGTTTCGGCGTCGTGATGAACGTCGTCATCGGCATGGTCGGCGCCGTATTGGCGAACGCTGTCTTTGATCGCGCCGGCATCCATGTGGCCAGCGGTTGGCTGGGTTACCTCGTGCAGGGTTTCGTCGGCTCCTGCATTCTGTTATTCGTCGCAAAAATCGTCAGGCGTTGA
- a CDS encoding PAS domain-containing sensor histidine kinase: protein MDENATPVGGGQESAGNAHDRRASFALPGLLLAGGALVAATLSLFILLGLTPIKPVANVIIASVAVNALFVLGLIILIGREIARLLKARSRGRAAARLHVRIVALFSIVAITPAILVAMFASITLDVGLDRWFSIRTQSIVSSSLNVAQAYVLENASYLQGQTVSMSNDLERNRQLYSLDRTGFTDLMTRQARGRGMLGAFLVRSDGSQVLRANIPTEKPLPTVPAEALKAAAAGQPTLIPPGTTNLVGAVIKIDNIPDTYLYTIRTVDPEVMRSMRMMEDNTAEYRALEAGRTSLQIAFGVLYLGFALIVLLAAIWTAIAVADRIVRPIRLLIGAADAVASGNLSVEVPVKAADGDVGNLSRTFNKMIAEIRAQQGQILDAKDEMDHRRRFIEAVLSGVTAAVIGVEEGGRLTIANSSAEHLFGRSASSLLGARLADFAPEVDAVLQEASHRYRNDHRRQINIMRGGTERTLNVQVTREEAKDAIESYVITIDDITDLVIAQRSTAWADVARRIAHEIKNPLTPIQLSAERIKRRYGKQIDQEDRAVFDQCTDTIVRQVEDIGRMVDEFSSFARMPKPTKDKSDLRAILKDAVFLREMGNNHVTFLKDFEDQPLVGHFDSRMLGQAFGNIIKNAVEAIEALPADVQRGERKVLVRARREEPHRHFVVDVIDNGKGLPTENRHRILEPYMTMREKGTGLGLAIVKKIIEDHGGQLELHDAPPDFDNGHGAMIRVILPVEENMVVDADENDKELTHGL from the coding sequence ATGGATGAGAATGCGACCCCGGTCGGGGGCGGGCAAGAGAGCGCGGGCAATGCGCACGACCGCAGGGCATCGTTCGCACTCCCTGGCCTACTGCTCGCAGGCGGCGCTCTCGTAGCGGCAACATTATCGCTCTTTATCCTGCTCGGCCTTACGCCAATCAAGCCGGTGGCGAATGTCATCATCGCTTCGGTTGCGGTGAATGCGCTTTTCGTCCTGGGCCTGATTATCCTGATTGGCCGTGAAATCGCCCGGCTGTTGAAAGCCCGGTCTCGGGGGCGTGCGGCTGCCCGGCTGCACGTGCGCATCGTCGCGCTGTTCTCGATCGTAGCGATCACGCCGGCGATCCTGGTGGCGATGTTCGCTTCGATCACACTCGACGTCGGCCTCGATCGGTGGTTTTCCATCAGAACGCAGTCGATCGTCAGCTCCTCATTGAACGTGGCGCAGGCCTATGTGCTGGAAAACGCCAGCTATCTGCAGGGTCAGACCGTCTCGATGTCGAACGATCTGGAACGCAACCGTCAGCTCTACAGCCTCGATCGCACCGGTTTTACGGATCTGATGACGCGCCAGGCGCGGGGGCGCGGCATGCTCGGCGCTTTCCTGGTGCGCAGCGACGGCTCACAGGTCCTTCGAGCCAACATCCCGACTGAAAAGCCGCTGCCAACAGTGCCTGCGGAGGCGCTAAAGGCGGCAGCGGCCGGTCAACCGACGTTGATCCCGCCGGGCACCACCAACCTTGTGGGCGCGGTGATCAAGATCGACAACATACCGGACACCTATCTCTACACGATTCGCACGGTCGATCCCGAGGTCATGCGCTCGATGCGAATGATGGAAGACAATACGGCGGAGTATCGCGCGCTAGAGGCCGGCAGAACCTCGCTGCAGATTGCCTTCGGCGTACTCTATCTCGGCTTTGCTCTTATCGTTTTGCTGGCAGCTATCTGGACTGCAATCGCGGTGGCCGATCGTATCGTGCGCCCGATCCGCCTGCTGATCGGGGCTGCAGACGCTGTTGCCTCCGGCAACCTGAGTGTCGAGGTTCCGGTCAAGGCGGCCGACGGCGATGTCGGCAACCTGTCGCGTACCTTCAACAAGATGATTGCCGAGATCCGCGCGCAGCAGGGCCAGATCCTGGATGCGAAGGATGAAATGGACCATCGGCGCCGCTTCATCGAGGCCGTTCTGTCCGGCGTCACGGCTGCCGTGATCGGCGTCGAGGAGGGCGGGCGGCTGACCATCGCCAATTCCTCTGCGGAACATCTGTTCGGTAGGAGTGCTAGTTCGCTTCTTGGTGCGCGATTGGCAGACTTTGCACCTGAGGTGGATGCGGTACTGCAGGAGGCCTCCCATAGATACCGCAACGACCACCGTCGGCAGATCAATATCATGCGTGGCGGCACGGAACGGACGCTGAACGTTCAGGTGACCCGTGAAGAGGCAAAGGACGCAATCGAGTCCTACGTCATTACCATCGACGACATTACCGATCTCGTCATTGCGCAGCGATCGACTGCATGGGCCGATGTCGCCCGTAGGATTGCCCACGAAATCAAGAATCCGCTGACGCCCATCCAACTCTCGGCGGAGCGGATCAAGCGGCGCTATGGCAAGCAGATCGACCAAGAGGATCGCGCGGTTTTCGACCAGTGCACCGATACAATCGTACGCCAGGTCGAGGACATCGGTCGGATGGTGGACGAGTTCTCGTCCTTTGCCCGGATGCCGAAGCCCACCAAGGACAAGTCCGATCTGAGGGCAATTCTCAAGGACGCCGTGTTTTTGCGCGAAATGGGCAACAACCACGTCACTTTCCTGAAGGACTTCGAGGATCAGCCGCTCGTCGGCCATTTCGATTCCCGCATGCTCGGGCAAGCCTTCGGCAACATCATCAAGAATGCCGTGGAGGCGATCGAAGCGCTGCCGGCCGATGTGCAGCGTGGGGAGCGCAAGGTTCTCGTTCGGGCGCGTCGCGAAGAGCCGCACAGGCACTTCGTCGTCGATGTCATCGATAACGGCAAGGGTCTGCCGACCGAGAACCGGCACCGGATTCTGGAGCCCTACATGACGATGCGAGAGAAGGGCACGGGTCTCGGCCTGGCCATCGTGAAGAAGATTATCGAAGACCACGGCGGGCAACTCGAGTTGCACGATGCCCCCCCGGACTTCGACAACGGGCATGGGGCAATGATCCGCGTGATCCTGCCTGTCGAGGAAAACATGGTCGTCGATGCGGACGAAAACGACAAGGAACTGACTCATGGCCTCTGA
- a CDS encoding CinA family protein — translation MWPADIEDAARHLIVDFSTRGLMVATAESCTGGLIAGALTEISGSSAVVDRGFVTYSNEAKMELIDVQAETLAAHGAVSRETALEMARGALARSRAELAIAVTGVAGPGGGTVAKPVGLVHLAVASRTGSVMYREMRYGDIGRDGVRLSTIRTALEMLADIARGA, via the coding sequence ATGTGGCCTGCCGACATCGAGGACGCTGCACGGCACCTCATCGTCGATTTTTCCACGCGCGGACTAATGGTCGCCACGGCCGAATCCTGCACCGGCGGGCTGATTGCCGGCGCACTCACAGAAATCTCGGGTTCTTCCGCCGTCGTCGACCGAGGCTTCGTCACCTATTCCAACGAAGCGAAAATGGAACTGATCGACGTGCAGGCGGAAACGCTTGCAGCCCATGGCGCCGTGTCGCGGGAGACTGCGCTGGAGATGGCCCGCGGCGCGCTTGCTCGCTCGCGTGCGGAGCTCGCCATCGCGGTGACGGGCGTTGCCGGGCCTGGTGGTGGAACCGTGGCCAAGCCTGTCGGCCTTGTTCATCTGGCCGTCGCCTCGCGGACCGGGAGCGTGATGTACCGGGAAATGCGCTACGGCGATATCGGCCGCGACGGCGTTCGACTTTCGACCATCCGCACCGCACTGGAGATGCTGGCGGATATCGCTCGCGGCGCCTGA
- a CDS encoding bifunctional 2-C-methyl-D-erythritol 4-phosphate cytidylyltransferase/2-C-methyl-D-erythritol 2,4-cyclodiphosphate synthase has product MGENSKLSCGVIVVAAGRGERAGSHPDGPKQYRSIGGKPVITHTLDAFLKWSPAQDIVVVIHPDDNELFANALVQASDGKARIRTVMGGSTRQQSVLAGLEALAASGITHVLIQDAVRPFVDATLLARIEAALAAGNHAVLPAIAVTDTLKRADSDGNIAGTVPRAGLFGAQTPQAFYFTSILDAHRRAAADGRNDFSDDSAIAEWAGIPVRLIEGAVDNVKLTLRKDIAMADERLSGTALPDVRTGNGYDVHQLVPGDGVTLCGIFLPHDQMLSGHSDADVALHALTDALLATCGAGDIGDHFPPSDPQWKGAASRIFLEHAAQIVRDKGGVIMNADVSLIAEAPKIGPCREEMRKNLADMLGISLDRCSVKATTNEKVGFIGRREGIAAIATATVVYRSPE; this is encoded by the coding sequence ATGGGCGAGAACAGCAAGCTCTCGTGCGGCGTGATCGTTGTCGCCGCGGGACGCGGAGAACGGGCGGGCTCTCACCCGGACGGCCCGAAACAGTATCGCAGCATCGGCGGCAAGCCGGTGATCACGCACACGCTCGACGCCTTCCTCAAGTGGAGCCCGGCGCAGGACATCGTCGTCGTCATCCATCCCGACGACAATGAACTGTTTGCCAATGCGCTCGTCCAGGCATCAGACGGAAAAGCACGGATTCGCACCGTCATGGGCGGCTCGACGCGGCAACAGTCTGTCCTTGCCGGGCTCGAGGCGCTTGCAGCATCAGGGATTACTCACGTTCTCATTCAGGATGCCGTCCGCCCCTTCGTCGACGCGACGCTCCTCGCGCGGATCGAAGCTGCACTTGCTGCAGGCAATCACGCTGTGCTTCCCGCCATTGCCGTGACAGACACGCTGAAGCGGGCGGATTCGGATGGCAACATCGCAGGCACTGTTCCACGGGCTGGCTTGTTCGGCGCGCAGACACCGCAGGCCTTTTATTTCACATCGATCCTTGACGCTCATCGTCGCGCTGCCGCCGATGGACGCAATGACTTCAGCGACGATTCGGCCATTGCAGAATGGGCCGGGATACCGGTTCGCCTGATCGAGGGTGCCGTCGACAACGTCAAGCTGACACTACGGAAGGATATCGCCATGGCGGACGAGCGCCTTTCAGGAACAGCCCTGCCCGACGTGCGGACGGGCAATGGATACGACGTCCACCAACTGGTGCCGGGCGATGGCGTGACACTCTGCGGCATCTTCCTGCCGCACGACCAGATGCTTTCAGGTCATTCAGACGCGGACGTCGCGTTACATGCCCTGACCGACGCGCTTCTTGCCACCTGTGGCGCCGGCGACATCGGCGATCATTTCCCGCCGTCGGATCCGCAGTGGAAAGGTGCCGCCTCGCGCATCTTCCTCGAACATGCAGCACAAATCGTGCGCGACAAGGGCGGCGTGATCATGAATGCCGACGTTTCGCTGATCGCGGAAGCGCCAAAGATCGGACCCTGCCGCGAGGAGATGCGGAAAAATCTCGCCGACATGCTCGGGATCTCGCTGGATCGCTGTTCGGTAAAGGCGACGACCAATGAAAAGGTCGGCTTCATCGGACGCCGCGAGGGGATTGCCGCCATCGCCACGGCAACCGTCGTCTACCGGAGTCCTGAATAG
- a CDS encoding type II toxin-antitoxin system RatA family toxin encodes MPKFETHRPVPHTPEQMYALVADVERYPEFLPLCEGLVVRSRKERDGKELLLADMTVGYKAIRETFTTQVLLNHGDLAIDVKYIDGPFRYLDNRWRFEPRGEGGCSVHFFIDYEFKSRILGALMGSMFDRAFHMFSEAFEKRAETIYNV; translated from the coding sequence ATGCCCAAATTCGAAACGCACCGCCCCGTTCCGCATACACCCGAGCAGATGTATGCCCTTGTCGCCGACGTGGAACGCTATCCCGAGTTCCTCCCGCTTTGCGAGGGCCTCGTCGTACGGTCGCGCAAGGAGCGAGACGGCAAGGAACTTCTGCTCGCCGACATGACCGTTGGTTACAAGGCGATTCGCGAAACCTTCACGACGCAGGTATTGCTGAACCATGGGGATCTCGCGATCGACGTGAAGTACATCGACGGCCCGTTCCGTTATCTCGACAACCGCTGGCGTTTCGAGCCGCGCGGTGAGGGCGGGTGCAGCGTGCACTTCTTCATCGACTACGAATTCAAGAGCCGGATCCTTGGGGCGCTGATGGGATCGATGTTCGATCGGGCATTCCACATGTTTTCCGAGGCCTTCGAGAAGCGCGCCGAGACGATCTACAACGTCTGA